One region of Girardinichthys multiradiatus isolate DD_20200921_A chromosome 1, DD_fGirMul_XY1, whole genome shotgun sequence genomic DNA includes:
- the LOC124865318 gene encoding homeobox protein Hox-D4-like, giving the protein MDPQLSVALPPQLHGNSFEMSSGQVPKLSVGCSEGTRVERVGGGGGHDSRPDQPNLTSTAPFSSRLNPHEGSECPLEPAVYCHAKGKLDHRSRGCSLTICHSKGIFPWMKSRKTGSKRSTSAKGDVTSSATGRGVRRERTSFTNNQLLELEKEFHFSPYLQRRRRLEMAAGLQLTDRQVKIWFQNRRMKLKKEHKHGRVTGLSDNSLCTLHMGLPAACAVRTSFSSSLEPHSMDQAMLSLFDPTDLSYLNCMFPSVVNGPAFSCTCTEGHQQVSISNRL; this is encoded by the exons ATGGACCCCCAACTGTCTGTGGCCCTCCCTCCGCAGCTGCATGGCAACAGTTTTGAAATGAGCTCTGGACAAGTGCCAAAACTTAGCGTGGGATGTAGTGAAGGAACAAGAGTTGAACGagtaggaggaggaggaggccatGATTCAAGACCTGATCAGCCGAACCTGACCTCTACTGCTCCCTTCAGTTCCAGGTTGAACCCACATGAAGGTTCTGAGTGCCCTCTGGAGCCTGCGGTTTACTGCCATGCCAAGGGCAAGCTGGACCACAGAAGCAGAGGATGTAGTCTCACCATCTGCCACTCAAAGGGGATTTTCCCCTGGATGAAGTCAAGGAAAACTGGCTCGAAGCGGTCAA CTTCAGCCAAGGGTGATGTGACATCTAGTGCTACAGGCAGAGGAGTGAGAAGAGAGAGGACATCCTTCACCAACAACCAGCTGCTGGAGCTGGAGAAGGAGTTCCACTTCAGCCCTTACCTGCAACGCCGCCGCAGACTGGAGATGGCTGCCGGGCTGCAGCTCACTGACCGCCAGGTCAAGATCTGGTTTCAGAACCGCAGGATGAAGCTTAAAAAGGAGCACAAGCATGGCAGGGTGACAGGTTTGTCCGACAATTCCCTTTGCACGCTGCATATGGGGCTCCCAGCAGCATGTGCTGTCAGAACTTCCTTCTCCTCTTCCTTGGAACCACACTCCATGGATCAGGCTATGCTTTCTCTGTTTGACCCCACAGACTTGTCCTATCTAAACTGCATGTTTCCATCTGTTGTGAATGGTCCAGCCTTCTCATGCACATGTACAGAAGGTCATCAGCAAGTCAGCATTTCAAATCGGCTCTGA